One stretch of Deferrivibrio essentukiensis DNA includes these proteins:
- the cas2 gene encoding CRISPR-associated endonuclease Cas2, producing the protein MKKYYLISYDISDDRIRYRVDKELKNYGIRVQKSVFECNITDAEYVKLKEKLDNLIDMNTDSIRYYFLCKHCRDSIQNVGNSFINNDKIFEII; encoded by the coding sequence ATGAAAAAATACTACCTAATTAGCTATGATATTTCTGATGACAGAATAAGATATAGAGTAGATAAGGAGTTAAAAAATTACGGTATAAGAGTTCAAAAAAGTGTATTTGAGTGCAATATTACCGATGCCGAGTATGTAAAATTAAAAGAAAAGCTCGATAATCTCATCGATATGAATACAGATTCCATAAGATACTACTTTTTATGTAAGCATTGCAGAGATAGTATACAAAATGTTGGGAATAGCTTTATTAACAACGATAAGATTTTTGAGATTATATAA
- a CDS encoding CRISPR-associated primase-polymerase type A1: protein VFMNDIKNTEFKEHLELAEKHEKNGDISNMIKHLNIALGMAKDKKPIYEKLLEYYLNDSNPTRAIKVLKELIEIDKFNPTYYKHLIGILLEVDKGELAEKIAHKAFTLTKDNYFKNIFENNNNNEIIKAEFTSTTVSLLFSLFSGREGIYARQWKNNEGHTGYIPVREPLNESTIKNHLNGNMTIGIYQHRLDSTVNWICFDVDIAKHILKNVLSNDEKFKEYDFLCQKIAVAICKECEKFNISPIIENSGYKGRHVWVFLDKPVPARIAKKFAESVKINIKEIIPEISVEIFPKQNFVKHDGTGNLVKLPLGIHLANGKRSFFVDKKNSEIKNIDEYLKKIERASEQKLLEYLNYYRISDIYERYSDKPQALPKETVSFKNIVEPYNIDADKEFQYLIFKCPVLKEIYQNALKKNELTYDEMIIIAHSIGHLESGVDAVNYIYSKCFNISPDKFLKSRLKGNPISCAKIRSKVPEITSTVNCNCQFNNIEGLYPNPTLHLHTFEIDAKLPSRLDVQSLNFQDILDNYLKLKKQIFELNALKQEYEDKFEVMFKTSGVDFFNTAVGNFRRVVDENGKISYKLDV, encoded by the coding sequence GTTTTTATGAATGATATCAAGAATACTGAATTTAAAGAGCATTTAGAGCTTGCTGAAAAGCATGAAAAAAACGGTGATATATCAAATATGATAAAGCACTTAAATATTGCTTTGGGTATGGCTAAAGATAAAAAGCCTATATATGAAAAATTGTTAGAATATTATCTAAATGACTCTAATCCTACGAGAGCAATAAAAGTGTTAAAAGAGCTTATAGAGATAGATAAGTTTAACCCAACTTACTACAAGCATCTTATTGGAATTTTATTGGAAGTCGATAAAGGTGAATTAGCAGAGAAAATAGCTCATAAGGCATTCACTTTAACAAAAGATAACTATTTTAAGAATATTTTTGAAAACAATAACAATAATGAAATAATCAAAGCTGAATTTACTTCAACCACAGTTTCACTGCTATTTTCTCTATTCAGTGGCAGAGAAGGCATATATGCAAGACAATGGAAAAACAATGAAGGGCACACAGGATACATACCTGTAAGAGAGCCTCTGAATGAATCCACAATAAAAAATCACTTAAACGGTAATATGACTATTGGAATTTACCAACATCGACTCGATAGCACAGTTAATTGGATTTGTTTTGATGTAGATATAGCAAAACATATTTTAAAAAATGTATTGTCTAATGACGAAAAATTTAAAGAATATGATTTTTTATGCCAAAAAATTGCCGTAGCCATATGCAAGGAGTGTGAAAAATTTAACATTAGCCCAATAATAGAAAATAGCGGTTACAAGGGGAGGCACGTCTGGGTATTCCTTGACAAGCCTGTTCCAGCAAGAATAGCAAAAAAGTTTGCTGAAAGTGTAAAAATAAATATCAAAGAGATAATTCCTGAAATATCTGTTGAAATTTTCCCCAAACAAAACTTTGTAAAACATGATGGAACAGGTAATCTTGTAAAACTCCCACTTGGTATACACCTGGCAAATGGGAAAAGAAGCTTCTTTGTAGATAAGAAAAACAGTGAGATAAAAAATATAGATGAATACCTTAAAAAGATTGAAAGAGCTTCAGAGCAAAAGTTATTAGAATATTTAAATTATTATAGAATTTCAGATATTTATGAAAGATATTCTGATAAACCTCAAGCTTTACCTAAGGAAACCGTTTCATTCAAAAATATTGTTGAGCCATACAATATAGATGCCGATAAAGAGTTTCAATATCTAATATTTAAATGCCCTGTTTTAAAGGAAATATATCAGAATGCTCTCAAAAAGAATGAGCTGACATATGATGAAATGATTATTATCGCCCATAGTATCGGTCATCTTGAGTCAGGTGTAGACGCTGTAAACTATATTTATTCAAAATGTTTTAACATTTCGCCTGATAAATTTTTAAAATCAAGACTTAAAGGTAATCCTATAAGCTGTGCAAAAATAAGGTCAAAAGTTCCTGAAATAACCTCAACAGTTAACTGCAATTGCCAATTTAATAACATTGAAGGTTTATATCCAAACCCTACATTACATTTGCATACATTTGAGATAGATGCAAAATTACCAAGTCGCCTCGATGTTCAATCATTAAATTTCCAGGATATACTTGATAACTATTTAAAATTAAAAAAGCAAATTTTTGAACTCAATGCTTTAAAACAGGAATATGAAGATAAATTTGAAGTAATGTTTAAGACATCCGGGGTTGATTTTTTCAATACTGCAGTAGGTAATTTTAGGCGAGTCGTAGATGAAAATGGGAAAATTTCATACAAATTAGATGTATGA
- the cas1 gene encoding CRISPR-associated endonuclease Cas1, producing MIVYLTEQGSYISISGDRIIVKKGVNTIGIFLTKDTDQIIIMGNISISTQAIKHLLKNKIDVVFTTYSGQYMGRLVPELGKNIILRRLQIQKLSVTKHKIKFARAIVLAKLENSIATLRKLNYYHKSEEVSHILNKLIPIRKEIPSIEDLPTLLGYEGNVANIYFSAFDYLVKGPIKFEKRTRRPPKNEFNALLSFGYTILLNLVRTTVNTVGLDPYYGSYHAEEYGRPSMVLDLMEEFRPVAIDYLVISILNKNIITGSDFIIDKDNEELPVSLSIYGRKKYIGLIEKRFNSYFWYEPKKKKMLLKDIVRYQTYLFAKAIIEDSEYVGFRF from the coding sequence ATGATTGTATATTTGACTGAGCAAGGTTCATATATTTCAATTTCCGGTGACAGAATAATTGTTAAAAAAGGGGTTAACACTATAGGAATTTTTTTGACAAAAGATACAGATCAAATAATAATTATGGGCAATATTTCCATCAGTACTCAAGCAATAAAACACTTACTAAAAAACAAAATCGATGTCGTTTTTACAACATATTCCGGTCAATATATGGGCAGGTTAGTCCCTGAATTAGGCAAAAATATAATTTTAAGAAGACTCCAAATACAAAAACTTTCTGTCACCAAACATAAAATAAAATTTGCACGAGCTATTGTGTTAGCAAAGTTAGAAAACAGTATAGCTACTTTAAGAAAATTAAACTACTACCACAAATCAGAAGAAGTAAGCCATATTTTAAATAAATTAATACCAATAAGAAAAGAGATACCCTCAATAGAAGATCTCCCTACTCTTTTAGGTTATGAAGGTAATGTAGCTAACATATATTTTTCAGCTTTTGACTATTTAGTTAAAGGACCAATTAAATTTGAAAAAAGAACAAGAAGACCTCCTAAAAATGAATTTAATGCACTGTTAAGTTTTGGATACACAATATTGCTCAATTTGGTAAGAACAACTGTAAATACTGTAGGGTTAGACCCTTATTATGGCAGCTACCATGCTGAAGAATACGGCAGACCTTCAATGGTATTAGATTTGATGGAAGAGTTTAGACCAGTTGCAATAGATTATTTGGTTATCAGCATCTTAAACAAAAATATTATTACAGGAAGTGATTTTATTATTGATAAAGATAATGAAGAACTACCTGTATCATTATCAATTTATGGAAGAAAAAAATATATTGGTCTAATAGAAAAAAGATTTAATAGCTACTTTTGGTACGAGCCTAAGAAGAAAAAAATGTTACTAAAAGATATCGTAAGATATCAGACTTATCTTTTTGCCAAAGCAATTATTGAAGATTCTGAATATGTAGGATTTAGGTTTTAA